The following coding sequences lie in one Glycine max cultivar Williams 82 chromosome 19, Glycine_max_v4.0, whole genome shotgun sequence genomic window:
- the LOC100806479 gene encoding uncharacterized protein: MKDFPSCFGENGVQVADSSSSSANKSAQNVVTCVYQCRIGGISCLITVTWSKNLMGQGLGVGIDDSSSQSLCKVDIKPWGFSKRRGCKSLEVHSCKVDVYWDLSSAKFGSGPEPLGGFYVGAVVDGQMVLLLGDLRKEAFKKTNANPLPHNAVLVAKKEHVFGKKLHGTKAVFCDNGPIHDLVIECDTASVGDPSLVIRIDSKTVMQVKRLRWKFRGNHTILVDGLAVEVFWDVHNWFFGTSLGNAVFMFRTCLSAADKLWASQPPSDLAWSFSERFPETKLQGLSFSLILYAWKNQ, encoded by the coding sequence ATGAAGGATTTTCCTTCTTGTTTTGGTGAAAATGGAGTTCAAGTGGCGGATTCTTCGTCTTCAAGCGCTAATAAAAGTGCCCAGAATGTGGTTACCTGTGTTTATCAATGCAGGATTGGCGGTATTTCCTGCCTGATTACTGTCACGTGGAGTAAGAATCTGATGGGGCAAGGCCTTGGCGTTGGGATCGACGATTCATCAAGCCAGAGTCTTTGTAAGGTGGATATCAAACCGTGGGGGTTTTCCAAGAGGAGAGGTTGCAAGAGTCTAGAGGTTCATTCTTGTAAAGTTGATGTGTATTGGGACCTTTCTTCGGCTAAATTTGGTTCTGGGCCGGAACCTCTGGGGGGATTTTATGTTGGAGCTGTCGTGGATGGACAAATGGTACTTCTTCTGGGGGATTTGAGGAAAGAAGCTTTCAAGAAGACCAATGCCAACCCATTACCCCACAATGCAGTGTTGGTTGCCAAGAAAGAACATGTTTTTGGTAAGAAGTTGCATGGTACCAAGGCTGTGTTTTGTGACAATGGCCCAATTCATGATCTTGTGATTGAGTGTGACACTGCAAGTGTTGGTGATCCGAGCCTTGTAATTCGCATAGACAGCAAAACTGTGATGCAAGTGAAGCGGTTGAGATGGAAGTTCAGGGGGAATCATACTATCCTGGTAGATGGCCTTGCAGTGGAAGTTTTCTGGGATGTTCATAATTGGTTCTTTGGTACATCCCTTGGAAATGCGGTCTTTATGTTCAGGACATGCCTCTCCGCAGCGGACAAGTTGTGGGCTAGCCAACCACCTTCTGATTTGGCATGGTCTTTCTCCGAGAGATTTCCTGAGACCAAATTGCAGGGTCTCAgtttctctcttattttgtaTGCTTGGAAGAACCAGTAG
- the LOC100796542 gene encoding ER membrane protein complex subunit 2-like isoform X1 translates to MVTKTEETQLNRLENQVDNGGGGAWEYLCLVRKLKVRRSEKVLKHGLSILNDLKQRSSLGSDEWTLYEQVAVAAMDCQCLDVAKDCTKVLRKRFLESKRVGRLEAMLLEAKGSWELAEKAYTSLLEDNPLDQAIHKRRVAMAKAQGNISVAIDWLNKYLETFMADHEAWRELAEIYVSLQMLDFILLFIFPSASVTIILLIINLPLFFPAFCPLVRYKQAAFCYEELILTQPTVPLFHLAYADVLYTLGGLENLQTAKKYYSSTIDLTGGKNTRALFGICLCTSAITQLTKGKSKEDKEGSQLQSLAAKVLEKDYKQRAPDKLPQLTTALKSLTLSS, encoded by the exons ATGGTTACTAAGACAGAGGAGACTCAATTGAACAGGCTCGAAAACCAGGTCGATAACGGCGGCGGCGGCGCGTGGGAGTACCTCTGCCTCGTGCGGAAGCTCAAAGTTCGGCGGTCGGAGAAAGTTCTGAAGCACGGTCTCTCCATCTTGAACGACCTCAAACAACGATCCTCTCTCGGCTCCGATG AATGGACCTTGTATGAGCAGGTTGCTGTTGCTGCTATGGACTGCCAATGTCTCGACGTTGCCAAG GACTGTACAAAGGTTCTTCGGAAGAGATTCCTAGAGAGTAAAAGAGTTG GTAGGCTGGAGGCAATGTTGCTTGAAGCAAAAGGATCCTGGGAATTGGCAGAAAAGGCTTACACAAGCCTTTTGGAGGACAATCCTCTTGATCAA GCCATCCATAAGAGGAGGGTGGCAATGGCAAAGGCACAAGGCAACATTTCCGTGGCTATTGATTGGCTTAATAAATATCTGGAAAC ATTCATGGCAGATCATGAGGCATGGAGAGAATTGGCTGAAATATACGTCTCCCTGCAAATGTTAGATTTTATTCTACTGTTTATCTTCCCCTCTGCAAGTGTGACAATTATATTGCTAATTATTAACCTGCCTTTGTTTTTTCCGGCTTTCTGTCCTCTTGTTAGGTATAAACAAGCAGCGTTTTGCTACGAGGAGTTGATATTAACTCAACCTACTGTTCCACTCTTCCATTTAGCATATGCTGAT GTACTTTATACGCTTGGTGGATTAGAAAACCTCCAAACTGCCAAGAAATACTACTCATCTACTATCGACTTGACTGGAGGCAAAAATACCAGAGCACTCTTTGGTATATGCTTG TGCACTTCTGCTATTACCCAGCTTACGAAAGGGAAAAGCAAGGAGGACAAAGAAGGGTCCCAGTTACAATCTCTAGCAGCCAAAGTATTGGAGAAAGATTACAAGCAGAGAGCTCCCGACAAGCTTCCTCAACTTACAACTGCCTTAAAGAGTTTAACATTGTCATCATGA
- the LOC100796542 gene encoding ER membrane protein complex subunit 2-like, with the protein MVTKTEETQLNRLENQVDNGGGGAWEYLCLVRKLKVRRSEKVLKHGLSILNDLKQRSSLGSDEWTLYEQVAVAAMDCQCLDVAKDCTKVLRKRFLESKRVGRLEAMLLEAKGSWELAEKAYTSLLEDNPLDQAIHKRRVAMAKAQGNISVAIDWLNKYLETFMADHEAWRELAEIYVSLQMYKQAAFCYEELILTQPTVPLFHLAYADVLYTLGGLENLQTAKKYYSSTIDLTGGKNTRALFGICLCTSAITQLTKGKSKEDKEGSQLQSLAAKVLEKDYKQRAPDKLPQLTTALKSLTLSS; encoded by the exons ATGGTTACTAAGACAGAGGAGACTCAATTGAACAGGCTCGAAAACCAGGTCGATAACGGCGGCGGCGGCGCGTGGGAGTACCTCTGCCTCGTGCGGAAGCTCAAAGTTCGGCGGTCGGAGAAAGTTCTGAAGCACGGTCTCTCCATCTTGAACGACCTCAAACAACGATCCTCTCTCGGCTCCGATG AATGGACCTTGTATGAGCAGGTTGCTGTTGCTGCTATGGACTGCCAATGTCTCGACGTTGCCAAG GACTGTACAAAGGTTCTTCGGAAGAGATTCCTAGAGAGTAAAAGAGTTG GTAGGCTGGAGGCAATGTTGCTTGAAGCAAAAGGATCCTGGGAATTGGCAGAAAAGGCTTACACAAGCCTTTTGGAGGACAATCCTCTTGATCAA GCCATCCATAAGAGGAGGGTGGCAATGGCAAAGGCACAAGGCAACATTTCCGTGGCTATTGATTGGCTTAATAAATATCTGGAAAC ATTCATGGCAGATCATGAGGCATGGAGAGAATTGGCTGAAATATACGTCTCCCTGCAAAT GTATAAACAAGCAGCGTTTTGCTACGAGGAGTTGATATTAACTCAACCTACTGTTCCACTCTTCCATTTAGCATATGCTGAT GTACTTTATACGCTTGGTGGATTAGAAAACCTCCAAACTGCCAAGAAATACTACTCATCTACTATCGACTTGACTGGAGGCAAAAATACCAGAGCACTCTTTGGTATATGCTTG TGCACTTCTGCTATTACCCAGCTTACGAAAGGGAAAAGCAAGGAGGACAAAGAAGGGTCCCAGTTACAATCTCTAGCAGCCAAAGTATTGGAGAAAGATTACAAGCAGAGAGCTCCCGACAAGCTTCCTCAACTTACAACTGCCTTAAAGAGTTTAACATTGTCATCATGA